From Halotia branconii CENA392, the proteins below share one genomic window:
- a CDS encoding NblA/ycf18 family protein — MNQSKLSLEQQFSIHSFATQVQHMSHEQAQDFLVKLYEQMVVREATYQELLKHQWGIDSGSAMA; from the coding sequence ATGAACCAATCAAAATTGTCTTTGGAACAACAATTCAGCATTCACTCATTTGCCACTCAAGTACAGCACATGAGCCACGAACAAGCTCAAGATTTCTTAGTCAAACTCTATGAGCAAATGGTTGTACGCGAGGCAACCTATCAAGAACTACTCAAGCATCAGTGGGGCATAGATTCAGGTTCCGCTATGGCATAG
- a CDS encoding DUF6825 family protein produces MSNPLLQAFFVGRAAAEVINERLEVALTDALSELGKFDAEAREQLRQFTEEVTERANRAAEATNTRTGQTASGVGQPSSEPVDLQATIDELRAEIALLRNELQRYRSSSV; encoded by the coding sequence ATGAGTAACCCCCTTTTACAAGCCTTTTTTGTAGGCAGAGCAGCAGCAGAAGTAATAAATGAGCGTTTAGAGGTCGCATTGACCGACGCTTTAAGTGAGTTGGGCAAATTTGATGCAGAAGCTAGAGAACAACTGCGCCAATTTACAGAAGAAGTCACAGAGCGAGCAAATCGCGCAGCAGAAGCTACTAATACCCGTACTGGTCAAACTGCTTCAGGTGTTGGACAACCTAGTTCTGAACCAGTTGATTTACAAGCAACAATTGATGAACTGAGAGCAGAAATTGCCCTATTACGAAACGAATTGCAACGTTATCGCAGTAGTTCTGTATAA
- a CDS encoding alpha/beta hydrolase, with protein MIINKLQSVIQSWFHLLLLISIVAAIAYLVICLFLWVQQPRFIFFPSSVIEKTPEFFHISYEEVWLPVSTHFGKVERMHGWWLKSNQPDAKVLLYLHGNGINIGANLAHANRFYQLGFSVLLFDYRGYGRSESAFPNEMRVYQDAVTAWNYLVQQQQIPPSQIVIYGHSLGGAIGIDLALKHPEAAGLIVESSFTSIRDLISYRNLFQIFPVDLILNQRFESIKKAPQLKIPVLFIHGTVDSTVPSFMSQKLYAVTPEPKTLILVSGAEHNNTAVVAEMEYLQWIESFVRQIYDCVQ; from the coding sequence ATGATTATCAACAAACTGCAATCTGTAATACAATCGTGGTTTCACTTACTACTCTTGATCAGTATAGTTGCAGCGATCGCTTATTTAGTCATTTGTCTATTTCTTTGGGTACAGCAACCGAGATTTATCTTTTTTCCCTCTAGTGTGATTGAAAAAACACCAGAGTTTTTCCATATCTCCTATGAGGAAGTTTGGTTGCCTGTATCAACGCATTTCGGTAAGGTGGAGCGTATGCACGGTTGGTGGCTTAAGTCCAACCAACCCGATGCTAAGGTATTGTTATATCTGCACGGTAACGGAATTAATATTGGCGCTAACTTAGCTCATGCCAATCGGTTTTATCAATTAGGATTTTCGGTTTTGCTGTTTGATTACCGGGGATACGGACGCAGTGAAAGTGCTTTTCCTAACGAAATGCGCGTTTATCAGGATGCAGTTACAGCTTGGAACTATCTAGTACAACAGCAGCAGATTCCACCAAGCCAAATCGTAATTTATGGACATTCTCTAGGAGGTGCAATAGGCATTGACTTGGCACTCAAACACCCAGAAGCAGCCGGATTGATTGTGGAAAGTTCTTTTACTTCTATCCGTGATTTAATCTCTTATCGGAATTTATTTCAGATATTCCCCGTTGATTTAATTTTAAACCAGCGGTTTGAGTCAATTAAAAAAGCACCACAATTGAAAATACCAGTTTTATTTATTCACGGTACTGTCGATTCTACTGTCCCATCTTTCATGAGCCAAAAACTATATGCCGTTACTCCCGAACCAAAGACATTGATTTTAGTTTCTGGTGCAGAACATAACAATACAGCTGTAGTTGCTGAGATGGAATATCTGCAATGGATTGAGTCTTTTGTCAGGCAAATATATGATTGTGTGCAATAA
- a CDS encoding protein kinase domain-containing protein, with product MLGKLLDGRYRVLQVLGGGGFGQTYIAQDTHRPGFPKCVVKHLKPVTHNPEFLQTSRRLFTSEAETLEELGHHDQIPRLLAYFEDNKEFFLVQEFIEGHSLTAELLPNQPWAEDQVIQLLQQILGILEFIHSHKVIHRDIKPENIIRRQKDSKLVLIDFGAVKQVQTQLLSAPGHIETTIAIGTPGYMSTEQGRGKPRPNSDIYSLGVISIQAITGLHPRQLEEDQDTGEIVWQHFANVSPKLASILSKMVLHHFRERYQSATEVLEELGQINTVNNKTLTQLQLPVTQFSPQNATVYSPACNLSPTQHKRLEEILLEFVGPVAPTLLRQVKASAPNYQELINNLAFHLREHQQTKFKQQATLLFEEPIKQSGNTSNLPITEMTIINDAFVHQCEQELANFIGPIATFIVQKAIKTSPNISRTELVRTLASHINNPQKIEQFQQRLLG from the coding sequence ATGTTAGGAAAGTTACTAGACGGACGCTACCGAGTCCTTCAAGTTTTAGGTGGAGGAGGATTCGGTCAAACATATATTGCTCAAGACACCCACCGACCTGGTTTCCCTAAGTGTGTTGTCAAGCACCTTAAGCCTGTCACTCATAACCCGGAATTTCTGCAAACTTCTAGACGACTATTCACCAGTGAAGCAGAAACTCTAGAAGAACTGGGGCATCATGACCAAATTCCTCGGCTTTTAGCCTACTTCGAGGACAACAAAGAGTTTTTTTTAGTACAAGAGTTTATTGAAGGGCATTCTCTGACAGCAGAACTATTACCAAATCAACCCTGGGCAGAAGACCAAGTTATTCAACTTCTGCAACAAATTTTGGGAATCTTGGAGTTTATTCACAGCCATAAAGTTATCCATCGAGATATTAAACCAGAAAATATTATTAGACGGCAAAAAGATAGCAAATTAGTGCTAATTGACTTTGGTGCAGTTAAGCAAGTTCAAACTCAACTGCTTTCAGCCCCAGGACACATAGAAACTACCATTGCAATTGGTACACCAGGATATATGTCCACAGAACAAGGACGAGGCAAACCCCGTCCTAATAGTGATATTTATTCTTTAGGTGTTATCAGTATCCAAGCAATAACAGGGTTACATCCCAGGCAGCTTGAGGAAGACCAGGATACAGGAGAGATTGTCTGGCAGCATTTTGCTAACGTCAGTCCTAAATTAGCATCTATATTATCTAAAATGGTGTTACACCACTTTAGAGAACGCTATCAGTCTGCAACAGAGGTTCTAGAGGAACTTGGGCAAATCAATACTGTTAATAACAAGACATTGACTCAATTACAATTACCTGTAACACAGTTTTCCCCACAAAATGCAACTGTATACTCGCCTGCTTGTAATCTATCGCCAACACAACACAAACGTCTCGAAGAAATTCTTTTAGAATTTGTTGGGCCTGTAGCCCCTACATTATTACGGCAAGTTAAAGCATCAGCACCTAATTACCAAGAACTAATTAATAATTTGGCTTTTCACCTGAGAGAACATCAACAAACTAAGTTTAAGCAACAGGCAACTTTATTATTTGAAGAACCTATAAAGCAGTCGGGAAATACAAGTAATTTACCGATAACAGAAATGACAATAATTAATGATGCTTTTGTACATCAATGTGAGCAAGAATTAGCTAATTTTATTGGCCCTATAGCTACTTTTATTGTTCAAAAAGCTATAAAAACTTCTCCAAATATTTCTCGTACCGAGCTTGTAAGAACTTTGGCTAGCCATATTAATAATCCTCAAAAAATTGAACAATTTCAGCAGCGTTTACTTGGTTAA
- a CDS encoding PhoX family protein: protein MSNLSRRQVLIFFAGSAGAAVLGDKIFNNTTSIADAQTTQKLSFSPVRLPHPLSTYQQQKSFLPTGIGQGKILKASTDAKLSSYNVIDDVVVPPEYERYVIISWGDRVFPNKDDYFGYNCDYTGFVPLGRTDDIGYLWVNHEYVSYPFSDLLISDDSDLQGFPTTFASVIGWALPSTRNIEAEGEFLYNQGGSIVRVSRRNPKKRFMVVSGDAKNRRLHGLSGLAINSQRNDEYKNVTSWGDRSHQKGDQNYLIGTGPAATQVFNLSADGLGNKIIGTAYNCSGGTTPWGTILSAEENYQGSVQEAVKPNGTQIDYIEDSAGKTFGLVGEKYGWIVEVDLANPNFRPRKHTCLGRFRHENVALRVAAGKPLIAYMGDDKRGGHTWKFVSSGVVFQPTSKSNSNLWENGTLYVARYNPPNNQAGVKQGTGEWIPLLLVTPTNPIPPSVISSVEFAALGEAQGDGLLPLPKRNGIAEQTEDGGIFKCDRTNEITALPDYQNKKLSDFYSSQGAVLADAFLAANLIGGTPTARPEDLEVHPTTKEVFISYTDGAPGSDGYPDSRIFQVAKLNTDVNATQQSGGLYKIIEDSTDGTGLTFHWERFAQGGEKGSIDGDGFANVDNLVFDNKGNVWGVTDMSTDTHNGFSTGAAATPNTIDHSAVGNVSNLTGVFGNNWLFYIPTSGAHAGKVVPFAQGPVRCEMTGPTFIGDTLILSVQHPGEDCPINDGTILSRKIEMLNLNGTLFEQTRTVPRGSSWPSNISTQDGGKNQSQGVPRPSVIAVSPKNSTGSFI, encoded by the coding sequence ATGTCTAATTTGAGTCGCAGACAAGTTTTAATATTTTTTGCTGGTAGCGCTGGTGCTGCTGTATTGGGAGACAAAATTTTCAATAATACTACTAGTATTGCTGATGCCCAAACTACGCAAAAATTAAGCTTTAGCCCAGTCCGTCTACCTCATCCTTTATCAACTTATCAACAGCAAAAAAGCTTTTTACCCACAGGAATTGGACAAGGAAAAATCCTGAAAGCATCTACAGATGCAAAATTAAGTAGTTACAACGTTATTGATGATGTTGTAGTACCACCAGAATACGAACGTTATGTCATTATTAGTTGGGGCGATCGCGTGTTTCCCAATAAAGATGACTATTTTGGTTACAACTGCGATTACACTGGTTTTGTTCCCCTTGGTAGAACCGACGATATCGGCTATTTGTGGGTGAATCATGAATATGTTAGTTATCCTTTTTCTGATTTATTAATCAGCGATGACTCTGATTTACAAGGATTTCCTACTACTTTTGCATCGGTAATTGGCTGGGCTTTACCCTCAACTAGAAATATAGAAGCGGAAGGAGAATTTTTATACAACCAAGGTGGGTCAATTGTCCGCGTCTCTCGCCGTAACCCCAAAAAACGTTTTATGGTGGTTAGCGGTGATGCGAAAAATCGCCGTCTTCATGGACTTTCTGGTTTAGCAATTAATAGCCAACGCAATGATGAATACAAAAATGTTACCTCTTGGGGCGATCGCAGTCACCAAAAAGGCGACCAAAATTATTTAATTGGTACTGGTCCGGCTGCTACTCAAGTATTTAACCTCAGTGCTGATGGACTGGGTAACAAAATTATTGGTACTGCTTATAACTGTTCTGGCGGTACAACTCCTTGGGGAACTATCTTATCTGCTGAAGAAAATTACCAAGGTAGTGTTCAAGAAGCGGTCAAGCCTAATGGTACTCAGATAGATTATATAGAAGACAGTGCGGGCAAAACCTTCGGTTTAGTCGGAGAAAAATACGGCTGGATTGTAGAAGTTGACCTCGCAAATCCGAATTTCCGCCCGCGCAAACATACTTGCTTGGGTCGCTTCCGCCACGAAAATGTCGCTTTGCGTGTTGCAGCAGGGAAACCATTAATTGCTTACATGGGTGATGACAAACGCGGCGGTCACACTTGGAAATTTGTTAGTTCTGGTGTTGTTTTCCAGCCAACCAGTAAAAGTAACAGCAATTTATGGGAAAATGGTACTTTATATGTTGCCCGTTATAATCCACCAAATAATCAGGCAGGTGTGAAGCAGGGAACAGGTGAATGGATACCGTTACTTTTAGTTACTCCCACTAACCCAATTCCGCCTTCGGTGATTTCTTCAGTAGAATTTGCGGCTTTGGGGGAAGCACAAGGAGATGGTCTTTTACCCTTGCCAAAGCGTAACGGTATTGCCGAACAAACTGAAGATGGTGGTATATTTAAATGCGATCGCACCAATGAAATAACAGCACTACCTGATTATCAAAATAAAAAGCTATCCGATTTTTACTCTTCCCAAGGCGCTGTACTTGCTGATGCTTTCTTAGCAGCCAATTTGATTGGGGGAACTCCCACAGCCCGCCCAGAAGATTTAGAAGTGCATCCAACCACCAAAGAAGTCTTCATTTCTTATACTGATGGTGCGCCAGGAAGCGACGGGTATCCAGATTCACGCATTTTTCAAGTCGCTAAATTGAATACTGATGTCAATGCTACACAGCAATCAGGAGGACTTTACAAAATAATTGAAGATAGTACTGATGGCACAGGTCTGACCTTCCATTGGGAAAGATTTGCCCAAGGTGGAGAAAAAGGATCTATTGATGGTGATGGTTTCGCCAATGTAGATAACTTGGTATTTGACAATAAAGGAAATGTCTGGGGTGTGACAGATATGTCCACCGACACCCACAACGGTTTTAGCACTGGTGCAGCCGCTACGCCAAATACCATAGATCACTCAGCTGTTGGTAATGTTTCCAATCTCACAGGGGTTTTTGGTAATAACTGGCTGTTTTATATTCCTACTAGTGGCGCTCATGCTGGAAAAGTAGTACCTTTTGCCCAAGGCCCAGTACGTTGCGAGATGACAGGCCCAACTTTTATCGGAGATACATTGATTCTTTCAGTACAGCATCCCGGTGAAGATTGTCCTATTAACGATGGCACAATACTGAGTCGCAAAATTGAAATGCTAAATTTAAATGGCACACTATTTGAGCAGACTCGTACCGTACCTCGTGGTAGTAGTTGGCCAAGCAACATTTCAACTCAAGATGGTGGTAAAAATCAATCCCAAGGAGTTCCCCGTCCATCTGTAATTGCCGTTAGTCCTAAAAACTCGACTGGTAGTTTCATTTAG
- the ald gene encoding alanine dehydrogenase, protein MEIGVPKETKDQEFRVGLSPSSVRVLRENGHSIFVETQAGSGAGFTDDDYKVAGAEIVPTPEAAWNQKLIVKVKEPLKTEYNFLQKEQVLFTYLHLAADRKLTEHLIDSGICAIAYETVEQSGANKLPLLTPMSVIAGRLAVQFGARFLERQQGGRGVLLGGVPGVKAGKVVILGGGVVGTEAAKIAVGMGATVQILDVNVDRLSYLETLFGSRVELLYSNSAYIEAAVKEADLLIGAVLVLGRRAPILVSRELVKLMHPGSVIVDVAVDQGGCVETLHATSHTNPVYVEEGVVHYGVPNMPGAVPWTSTQALNNSTLPYVVQLANLGIKALEVNPALAKGVNVQNHRLVHPAVKEVFPDLV, encoded by the coding sequence ATGGAAATCGGCGTTCCTAAGGAGACTAAAGATCAAGAATTTCGGGTGGGGTTGAGTCCTTCTAGTGTGCGGGTACTACGGGAAAATGGTCATAGTATTTTTGTCGAGACACAAGCAGGTAGTGGTGCTGGATTTACAGATGATGACTATAAAGTAGCTGGGGCGGAGATTGTCCCTACACCAGAAGCAGCTTGGAATCAAAAGTTAATTGTCAAAGTTAAAGAACCCCTAAAAACAGAGTACAATTTTTTACAAAAAGAGCAGGTATTATTTACTTATTTACATTTAGCAGCCGATCGCAAATTAACCGAACATTTAATTGATTCTGGCATTTGTGCGATCGCTTACGAAACTGTAGAACAATCTGGTGCTAATAAACTACCCTTGCTTACCCCAATGAGCGTTATTGCTGGCCGGTTAGCAGTACAATTTGGGGCTAGATTCTTAGAACGCCAACAAGGTGGCAGAGGTGTACTTTTGGGCGGTGTTCCTGGAGTCAAAGCAGGTAAAGTAGTAATTTTAGGTGGCGGTGTTGTTGGCACAGAAGCAGCCAAAATCGCTGTAGGCATGGGCGCTACCGTACAAATTTTAGATGTAAATGTTGATCGCTTATCTTATCTAGAAACTTTATTTGGTTCTAGAGTTGAATTACTTTACAGTAACTCTGCCTATATAGAAGCCGCTGTCAAAGAAGCAGACCTACTCATTGGTGCAGTTTTAGTCCTAGGACGTAGAGCGCCAATCCTAGTATCCCGCGAATTGGTCAAACTTATGCATCCCGGTTCTGTAATTGTTGATGTTGCGGTTGATCAAGGCGGTTGTGTAGAAACTTTACATGCTACATCCCACACTAACCCAGTATATGTTGAAGAAGGTGTGGTGCATTATGGCGTTCCTAATATGCCAGGGGCAGTACCTTGGACATCAACTCAAGCACTTAACAACAGCACATTACCTTACGTTGTACAGTTGGCGAATTTGGGCATTAAGGCATTGGAAGTTAACCCAGCATTAGCCAAAGGTGTGAATGTACAAAATCATCGCTTAGTACATCCTGCTGTCAAAGAAGTGTTCCCTGATTTAGTTTGA
- a CDS encoding Tll0287-like domain-containing protein, with product MLNKLKIGTKFNLILMLVFLVSIFVSGAVLSRVLEQKAQNEVTSQAQILIKTMNSVRNYTQNHVNPLLASRLETEPVFIPETVPAFSATEVFETLRRNEEYQNFLYKEATLNPTNLRDKADSFETQLVQRFRNEPRTKELSGFRTLPEGQVFYIARPLAITEQKCLRCHSTPDQAPKSQLTTYGTKNGFGWRLNEIIAAQIISVPSEDVFENAHQSWLLIMGLLITIFAVVILLINFLIKKTVIQRIRKIEKIAQKVSTGDMSADFEEKSRDEIGGLAAAFNRMKSSLKIAMDMLNQQSN from the coding sequence ATGTTAAATAAATTAAAAATAGGTACTAAATTTAACTTAATTTTGATGCTAGTTTTTTTAGTTAGCATCTTTGTAAGCGGTGCTGTCTTATCTAGAGTGCTTGAGCAAAAAGCGCAAAATGAAGTAACTTCTCAAGCACAGATTCTGATTAAAACGATGAACTCAGTCAGAAATTATACACAAAATCATGTAAATCCCTTACTAGCATCCAGGTTAGAAACCGAACCAGTGTTCATTCCAGAGACAGTACCAGCATTTTCAGCGACAGAAGTATTTGAAACTTTACGTAGGAACGAAGAATATCAAAACTTTCTTTATAAAGAAGCAACTCTTAATCCCACTAATTTGCGGGATAAAGCTGACAGTTTTGAAACTCAACTTGTACAACGCTTTCGTAACGAACCTAGGACTAAAGAACTTTCTGGCTTTCGCACATTACCTGAAGGCCAAGTGTTTTATATTGCGCGTCCACTGGCCATTACAGAACAGAAATGTTTGCGATGCCATTCTACACCAGATCAAGCTCCTAAGAGTCAGCTAACAACTTATGGTACAAAAAATGGTTTTGGTTGGCGACTTAATGAAATTATTGCTGCTCAAATTATTTCTGTCCCTTCCGAAGATGTTTTTGAGAATGCCCATCAAAGTTGGTTGTTAATTATGGGACTCTTAATTACTATCTTTGCTGTCGTGATTCTTTTAATTAATTTTTTAATCAAAAAAACTGTGATTCAAAGAATTAGAAAAATAGAAAAGATAGCTCAAAAAGTTAGTACTGGTGATATGAGTGCTGATTTTGAAGAAAAATCTCGTGATGAAATAGGTGGGTTAGCAGCAGCCTTTAATCGGATGAAATCTAGTTTAAAAATAGCTATGGATATGCTTAATCAGCAAAGTAATTAA
- a CDS encoding helix-turn-helix domain-containing protein codes for MNLLNEAQTEQLKEISQYLVQVRQEKSIRIEEVAAKTHIQKNCLQALETGHFEELPEPIYVQGFIRRYADALGLDGTALANSFTINVSPTYTDTKTNPNNSQNLDKRSKIRIPLFIPYALLLITAAIGLVYILNPRLIVDFVTKQQNLIANSTQKTTPSSESSLPALESQSQQQNSIPTTEQTTAPSPESSLAVAPSASTTNQNVAVTLELQGKSWLKVQADGKTEFVGELTKGERRTWTAKEKLIVRSGNAGAVLISVNNQPAKPFGDTGAIKEVTFTPKVNN; via the coding sequence GTGAATCTCTTAAATGAGGCTCAAACCGAGCAATTGAAGGAAATAAGTCAATATTTAGTACAAGTTAGACAAGAAAAATCTATCCGTATAGAAGAAGTAGCAGCAAAAACCCATATTCAAAAAAATTGCTTGCAAGCCTTAGAAACAGGTCACTTTGAAGAATTACCTGAACCTATCTATGTCCAAGGATTTATTCGTCGTTATGCAGACGCTTTAGGACTGGATGGTACTGCTTTAGCAAACAGTTTTACAATTAATGTTTCACCTACATATACCGATACCAAAACCAATCCTAATAATAGTCAAAATTTAGACAAAAGATCAAAGATACGTATACCGCTTTTTATACCTTACGCTTTATTACTCATAACTGCCGCCATTGGACTTGTCTATATACTCAATCCTAGACTTATAGTCGATTTTGTAACCAAGCAACAAAATTTAATAGCTAATTCTACACAAAAAACAACACCATCATCTGAATCTTCGTTACCCGCCCTGGAATCCCAGTCTCAGCAACAAAATTCAATACCCACTACTGAACAAACAACAGCGCCATCACCTGAATCTTCATTGGCTGTAGCGCCTTCTGCAAGCACAACAAATCAGAATGTCGCAGTCACTTTAGAACTTCAAGGTAAATCATGGTTAAAAGTGCAAGCAGATGGCAAGACTGAATTTGTCGGCGAATTAACAAAGGGAGAACGCAGAACTTGGACGGCAAAAGAAAAGTTAATAGTACGCTCAGGTAATGCGGGTGCTGTATTAATTTCTGTTAATAATCAACCAGCCAAGCCTTTCGGGGATACTGGTGCTATTAAAGAAGTTACATTTACTCCAAAAGTGAATAATTAA
- a CDS encoding Stp1/IreP family PP2C-type Ser/Thr phosphatase, translated as MKFIFTGFSDPGLIRSSNQDSYYIDPKGRFFVVADGMGGHAGGEEASRIAVHEIQVYLGENWDSSESTEKLLENALWRANEGILQDQQNHPERADMGTTVVAVIFRSPDSPWCAHVGDSRLYRLREAQLEQVTEDHTWVARAIKVGDVTPDEARNHPFRHVLSRCLGREDLHQVDVQQLDVQVGDRLLLCSDGLTEELVDQKISDYLHNNQLLDKAALSLIEAAKEQGGHDNITVVIVAVENS; from the coding sequence ATGAAATTTATTTTCACGGGTTTCAGCGATCCCGGACTTATTCGTTCTAGTAACCAGGATTCTTACTATATCGACCCTAAGGGGCGATTTTTCGTTGTTGCTGATGGCATGGGTGGTCATGCGGGAGGTGAGGAAGCAAGTCGCATTGCTGTTCACGAAATTCAAGTGTATTTGGGAGAAAATTGGGATTCTTCTGAGTCTACAGAAAAATTGCTAGAAAATGCTTTGTGGCGAGCAAATGAAGGTATTTTGCAAGATCAGCAAAATCATCCGGAACGTGCTGACATGGGTACTACAGTTGTAGCGGTAATTTTTCGCTCACCTGATTCGCCTTGGTGCGCTCATGTTGGTGATTCTAGACTCTACCGCCTGAGAGAAGCACAACTAGAGCAGGTAACAGAAGATCATACTTGGGTAGCTAGAGCGATTAAAGTTGGTGATGTTACCCCGGATGAAGCACGAAATCATCCCTTCCGTCATGTGTTGTCCCGTTGTTTAGGACGTGAAGATTTACATCAAGTTGATGTGCAGCAATTAGATGTACAGGTAGGCGATCGCCTGTTATTATGCAGTGATGGTTTGACTGAAGAACTTGTAGATCAAAAGATTTCTGATTACCTGCATAATAATCAATTATTAGATAAAGCCGCCCTCTCTTTAATTGAGGCTGCCAAAGAACAAGGTGGACACGATAATATTACAGTCGTGATCGTCGCAGTCGAAAATAGTTAA
- a CDS encoding ABC1 kinase family protein: METGYSDKAYRWNRENYSSRRRFVDIWSFVLTLMFKIWRYNKSWSYPGGVTEVKQAARRKAQAVWIRTTLLDLGPTFIKVGQLFSTRADIFPSEYVEELAKLQDKVPAFSYEQVEASIEQELSKTIPQLFQNFEPIPLAAASLGQVHKAVLHTGEAVVVKVQRPGLKKLFEIDLQILKGITRYFQNHPKWGRGRDWIGIYEECCRILWEEIDYLNEGRNADTFRRNFRGYEWVKVPRIYWRYTSPKVLTLEYLPGIKISQYEALEAAGIDRKVIARQGAQAYLLQLLNNGFFHADPHPGNIAVNPDGALIFYDFGMMGQIKSNIREGLMETLFGIAQKDGDRVVQSLINLGAIAPTDDMGPVRRSVQYMLDHFMDKPFENQSVAAISDDLYEIAYNQPFRFPATFTFVMRAFSTLEGVGKGLDPEFNFMEVAQPYAMQLMTNMNGSESNSFLNELSRQAVQVSTTALGLPRRLEDTLEKLERGDMRVRVRSIETERLLRRQSSIQLGMSYAVIISGFTLSATILLVNHYVWLAWLAGLIAVAVSVILIRLLLRLDRYDRMY; the protein is encoded by the coding sequence ATGGAAACAGGTTATTCAGACAAGGCCTACCGTTGGAATCGTGAAAACTACTCTAGCAGACGGCGCTTTGTGGACATTTGGTCTTTTGTTTTGACCTTAATGTTCAAAATCTGGCGCTACAATAAATCGTGGAGTTATCCTGGTGGTGTCACTGAAGTAAAGCAAGCTGCAAGACGTAAAGCTCAAGCGGTGTGGATTCGTACTACCCTGCTGGACTTAGGGCCGACTTTTATTAAAGTTGGGCAGTTGTTTTCTACTCGTGCTGATATATTCCCCAGTGAGTATGTCGAGGAGTTGGCAAAGCTACAAGATAAAGTGCCTGCATTTAGCTATGAGCAAGTAGAGGCCAGTATTGAGCAAGAACTAAGCAAGACAATTCCCCAATTGTTCCAAAATTTTGAACCGATTCCTTTGGCTGCTGCTAGTTTGGGACAAGTCCATAAAGCTGTGCTGCATACTGGAGAAGCAGTTGTAGTCAAAGTCCAACGTCCTGGACTTAAGAAGTTATTTGAAATAGATTTACAAATTCTTAAAGGAATTACTCGCTATTTTCAAAACCATCCTAAATGGGGTCGAGGCAGAGATTGGATAGGTATTTACGAAGAGTGTTGTCGCATTCTTTGGGAAGAAATTGATTATCTCAATGAAGGTCGTAATGCTGATACTTTTCGGCGGAACTTTCGCGGTTACGAGTGGGTAAAAGTCCCTAGAATTTACTGGCGTTACACCTCTCCTAAAGTTTTAACTTTGGAATATCTTCCTGGAATTAAAATTAGCCAATACGAAGCTTTAGAAGCAGCAGGTATAGATCGTAAGGTGATTGCCCGTCAAGGCGCTCAAGCTTATTTACTTCAGTTACTCAATAATGGCTTTTTCCATGCTGATCCTCATCCAGGCAATATTGCTGTCAATCCTGATGGTGCTTTAATTTTCTACGATTTCGGGATGATGGGACAAATTAAGTCCAACATTCGTGAAGGATTAATGGAAACACTATTTGGCATTGCTCAAAAAGATGGCGATCGCGTTGTTCAATCTTTGATCAATTTAGGAGCGATCGCACCTACAGATGATATGGGACCAGTGCGACGTTCTGTCCAGTATATGCTGGATCATTTTATGGATAAGCCTTTTGAAAATCAATCAGTGGCAGCCATCAGTGACGACCTTTATGAAATAGCTTATAATCAACCGTTTAGATTTCCTGCAACCTTCACTTTTGTAATGCGAGCCTTTTCTACTTTAGAAGGGGTAGGCAAAGGTTTAGATCCAGAATTTAACTTTATGGAAGTTGCCCAACCTTATGCAATGCAACTTATGACTAATATGAATGGTTCTGAGAGTAATAGTTTCCTGAATGAATTAAGTCGTCAAGCAGTTCAGGTTAGTACAACTGCCTTGGGACTGCCACGTAGATTAGAGGATACACTAGAGAAATTAGAACGCGGAGATATGCGTGTTCGTGTCCGTTCTATAGAAACAGAGCGCTTGCTGCGACGACAAAGTAGTATCCAGTTAGGAATGAGTTACGCTGTGATCATCAGTGGATTCACTCTTTCTGCGACAATTTTATTAGTTAATCATTATGTATGGTTGGCGTGGTTAGCTGGTTTAATTGCAGTAGCCGTCTCGGTGATACTGATCCGATTGCTCCTACGCCTTGACCGTTATGACCGTATGTATTAA